The genomic interval cccgtCGGGCAGCGGCGCGCCCCGCCCTGCGCTATTGtccgcggcgggggggggggggcggcggcgccttTGTCTGCGCTGCGCCCCCGACCCGCGCCCCCCTCCCGACCGCCCCGGTGCCCGCAGGCAAGATGTGCGACAAGCCGGACCTCTCGGAGGTGGAGAAATTCGACaagaagaagctgaagaagacGAACACGGAGGAGAAGAACACGCTGCCCTCCAAGGAGAGTGAGTAGGGCGGCGAGGGCGCGCCTCCAGCACCCCTCCAGAGCCTTCCGGGGCTCCCCCGCCCTCGGGGCTCGGTGCCTGTCGAGTGGGCgagccccagctgcagcccccGGGGCCACCGCAGCAGGCGGGAGCAGGGGATGGAGCTGGTTGGGGCCAGGGTCCTGGCCAGCCCCTCCCTGGGCTCCCGGAGTGGCTCTTCCCTTTGGGAGACGTGCTCCGTGCTGACCTCACTGCCGAGGAATCCGGTGGAGAGAGGCATTTTTGGTCAGCTTTACTCAGTTTTTTCCTCCGAGTTCAGAGCCCTGGAGAGGCAGGGTTGGGGGCTGTGGAGACCTTAGGTGCCCGGGAGGGCTCTGTTACCCCCCATGGCAGTGGGCACCTCCTGGTGTGCAGAGCAGCTTGTCTTGGGGCTTTGCTTCCTTGGGGGAAGCAGAAGGTAGATGCCCATCTTGCTGTCACCCATGCCTGTGTCCCCTCTTGCCCACTGATTATCTATGTGCTTGGGGCCAAACTAGAATTGGGTGTCAAAGCAGTTGCTCTGCAGCCTTCTCCAGTGgacattttctctgaaaacccTGGAGATTAATggagctgtcttttctctttcagccaTTGAGCAGGAGAAGGAGTGTGTGAAGTCGTCTTAGAGTGAGATGGCCTGGAAGGAAGAGCcaacacttaatttttttgctttgaattaaatcatctgtttttttaaaaaaaaaattttacatcATCTATGTGTATAGAAAACAGCTGCATCTAACCCACTGTCCCACCTTGCTGGCAGCTTTGACAGGTGGAAGGGGACAAAGCATGGTCCCCTCAGAATCCATCGATCGCCTGACCTGACCCAGCCTCGTCCTTGCTGCCCAGCTGGCTCCTGTTTTCAGCGCTGATCTTGCTCAAGTGCAGTGGGGAGATGAGCAAGGGCTATGGAGCTCCTGGGGACGGACCCCTCTGGCATGGGGGAGTGGGGACCCTTTCTGATCTGGCCTCTGGCCTGGGTCTGTCTTGCATACTCTTCACTGATGGTGTTCTGTAGCCTCACTCACAATTTTTGTCTTccttggggggaaaaatgaagtttattataaaataaaaaaaatttaatgacCTACCTAaggcttgtgttttttttccttcgtaAAGGTGCAGGCTTGCAGCCTGACTTGCCCAGTGGGGTAGGATGGTCTCTTGGTGCTGACACTGAGGCCTTGGTGTTGCTCAAAGAACTGTAGGATGTTTCCTTGCTTTGTGAGTTGCAGCTCGTGTGAGGGCAGCTCTGGGTGGCCTGGCCTGGGGACGGCACTGGTGTGgaggccaggctggggcaggagggtcTGGATTGGGCTTGGGTGCTGGGAAGAAAGATAGGGTATCCCCTCATGTATGCCTGTGTTGGGATGCCCTGGCACAAGGCTgaggctgctgcctgctccagcagcccccTCACCACAGCAGTTCCTCAGTGTACCCTTAAGGAGAGGTCATCCACCCTGCCCAGTGCCTGGGAGTCCAGCTCCCCTGGGGGGTGCTTCTTGGCTCTGCCTCTTGCTTTTAAGAGCAGAGTGGTGTCCTCTGCCTAAAACATCATATGTGGACTGGGGCTGGCTTCACCCGTGAGGCTGGACGTGCCAGGAGCGTGGCTGCTGGCCCAGCTACTGCCGGTGCTCCTGGCACGGCCTTGCCTTTGCCTCAAGCCAACATCCGCCCTTGGCTGGGGAAGGCTCTTCCAGACTTGCAGGGATGGGTTTAGAGGCTTTCTAGGTGCTTTCTGCACTGTTCAAAGTGCCTGCTTTGCAGGCGCGGGGATGCTAGTGGCCGCTGCGCCTGTGTGCCAAGGCCTCCACGGAGCAGGCTGCTGTGCCTGGTTACGGAGGAGGTGGAGACGGATTCACCAACTGCCGATTTTGGCCGGTGTCGGAAAGCCCGGTCGGCTGGAGAGGAGCGTGGAGCTGTTGCACCCGCCCGGCcctggctgctcccaggcagGCCGAGGGGCAAACACCGAAGGTGGCCGGGCTGCGACGGCGtttccctttaaaaagcagaacagaaagcGCCGAAGGCTGCTGCTCACCACGGTTTTGCCAGTGGATTGTTGCAGCCTCTGCGCCCGGCATGGGCAATCCTGGCACGGCCAGAGCCTCCCTCCTGGCTGTAATTGGGAGAGACGAGGGCTGGAACCTAGTGCCCGGGGCAAGAGCCGAGTGTGCCAGCCCAGAACGTCCCCCTTGCTGGAAGAGGGTTACCCAAGCGGGGGAGAGCCactgcagaaaagctgtttaCTGCAGCGCTTTCCCTCTCGCCCTGCTCCGAGTCTTCCCTTCCTGCAGGGGAACTTGCAGCCCAAGTGGCCGGTGACCTGCCGCAGCACGGGGAGAGCTCGGGCGAGAGGCCAGGAAGGGCCGGGACGGAGGTGATTTGGCCCCCGACGTTTGCACAGGACGGCGCGACCCTGGGCGTCCCGGAGCCGCAATGGCCCGGAGGCAGCGCaggaagggattttttttttttccctccgtCTTCTCCGACCGCAGCCCGATAACGCATGGGCAAACCCGCCCAGTTAGGGTGTGGGTTTATCACCAAAGCGAACGCGATTAGGGCGCGCTGAGGCTCCCGCTCTCCCTCCCGCGCCAACCCTCCGGCCCCCGCGGCGAAAGCCAGCCGGAGCGGCCGGTCTccgacccgccgccgccgcccgctggAAATTCCCCAGGGAGCTGGAAACCTGCTGCAAAGCACCGCAGCGAATTCCtgcggcgcggcacggcacggggAAGGCGCGCCCGCGCTCCCGGCTCCGGCGCTCGCGCCAGGCCCGGAGCAGCTACCGgtcccggggagggggggagcgGGGGTCATGTTTTcgggagcagctgcctcacaCAGGAGACTTTGTCCCtcgcccgccgctgccccggggctTTGTGCCGAAGGATTAGGGCATGAAAAGCGGTTTTGTCGCTCTGCAGCCCCGCGCCGTGATTTGCTCCCCGGCGGCCAGCAGCCGAGATCTTTGGGGAAAGCCAAGGGCTGCCCGGCCCTGCACCCGCCGGCGGCTCTCCCGAGGGCTCGGCAGCCCCCCGGGGTTGGCgacgggatgggatgggacacCAGCAAATGCCAGCAGCGCGGGAGCCGGGAACTGGAGCAAGAAGCAACGGGGAAGGCGCCGGAGGGCAGAAGTGCACCCAGCTGGACGCTGCTTCGCTCCGAAACAGCAGCCGCCGTGCCCGCGCCGGGCTGGCGGCGAGCCCGGGGCCGGCGTGGGCCCCGCTGTTACTCGGGTGTTTGACGAGGGTGTCGCTCGGCGGGCGGTGGCGGCCTCTCCGgagccggccgcggggccgcgagCGGGGGCACGGCAGAGCTGCGGCGAGGGGGCAGGCGAGGGCGAAAGCTGCACCCGGGCTCCCGACCTCGGCGGCGGCTGTGCCGCGTTTGCCGCGTTTGCCGCGACGCCCGGAGCCGGGAGCTCCACTACGTTGTTAACGAGAAAGCAATGAGGACTGATGGGAGCGAAGGAGGCCGAGGAGCCGGGAGAAGTGTGCGGGCGCCGGCGTGGGCCCCCAGCCACGAGCTGCCTTGTCCCACAGAGGTGGGGACGTCCCCCGGGGCGGTGTTTTGAGCAAATGAGAGCAAAGTGGCAAAAATCCTCCCCCGCCTTGGGGCTCCTCACGCGGTGAGGGAGAGGAGGGCCACGACGAGGGTGAGGGCCACGACGAGGGTGAGGGCCACCGAGGGCAAGGAGAGCCACTGAGAGGGCAAAGAGAGCCACCATGGGGGCAACCATGAGGGAGAAGAGGGCCACCAAGAGGGCAGCCATGAGCAGGGCCACCACGAGGGTGAGGGCCACTGTGAGGGAGAGGAGGGCCACCACGGGGGTGAGGAAGGCAACGGCTGCACCTTGCCTGGGACAGTGTGGGGACATGACGGTGACAGGGAGGGTAAAGAACAGGAGGGGACAGCAGCAGGGTGACAGGAGGGGAAGAGCTGGGGACAAAGTGGGACGGAAGGGTGAGAGGAGAGGCCATGAGGAGTGACAGGATCGGGCATGTGGGGCCAGGGGAGGTAATGGGGGACAGGAGGGGCCACAGGGTGACAGGAGAGGGTGATGGGTGGCAGGAGACGACATGGGGGGGTGGCAGGAGGGGACACGGGCGTGGCAGGGCCAGACACGGGGTGGCGGGAGCGGCCATGTGGGGCGGCAAGGGGCGGGGCCGacccgggcggcgccgccgggggcggggcgcggcgcaTGGGCGGGGCTGGCtctggccccgccccgcgggcgggggcgcgcggcgcaTGCGCGGGCGGTGCCGGCACCTGCCCCCTGGCGGGTCAGGtgggcgcggagcggcggcgccgagggGAGGTaagagcgggcgggcgggcgccatttgccggctccgccgcggcggccgcgctccgccgggCGCTCGCTCCTCGGCCCCCTTCCCCGGCGGGAGCCTGTGCGGGCCAGGCCTCACGGCACGTCTGGGAGGTGCCCCCGTCCCCCCGGGCTGCCCCACAGGGCTGTGGGGTGCCCCCATCCCCctggcagggctgtggggtgcCCCCATCCCTGTCCCTTGGGCAGCCCCACAGGGCTGTGGGGTGCCCCCATCCCTGTCTCCctggcagggctgtggggtgcCCCCATCCCAGTCCCTTGGGCAGCCCCACAGGGCTGTGGGGTACCCCCATCCCTGTCTCCctggcagggctgtggggtgcCCCCATCCCAGTCCCTTGGGCAGCTCTGTGGGGTTGTGGGGTGCCCCCATCCTCGTCTCCctggcagggctgtggggtgcCCCCATCCCTGTCCCGTGGGCAGCCCTGCGGGGCTGTGGGGTGCCCCCATCCCTGTCtccctggcagagctgtggggtGCCCCCATCCCAGTCCCTTGGGCAGCCCCACAGGGCTGTGGGGTGCCCCCATCCCCGTCtccctggcagagctgtggggtGCCCCCATCCCAGTCCCTTGGGCAGCCCCACAGGGCTGTGGGGTGCCCCCATCCCTGTCCCTTGGGCAGCCCTGCGGGGCTGTGGGGTGCCCCCATCCCCGTCtccctggcagagctgtggggtGCCCCCATCCCAGTCCCTTGGGCAGCCCTGCGGGGTTGTGGGGTgcccccatccctgtcccccCGGGCCACCCCATGCGGCTGTGGGGAGTCTCCTCAGCCTCCCTCCCTGGCACCCTCTCTTGCAGGTCTCAGTCCTCCTTGGCcccatttctccttcctttccgCCCGCCACATCCTAGGCGTCCCGGGAGCCCCgactcctgctcctgctgctgccgtCGCACAGGGCTGCGGGGCCCAGCTTGGCCTGGCGCTGCATGGGGGTCTGGCTGTCCTTGCAGGACCTGGTCCTGCCTGGGCCGGCAGTGCGCTGGGGTTGCGGTGGCTCCGGGGGAATCTCTTGCCGTCTGTCAAGCACGGAGCCAAGGCCTGGAAATGGGGAGAGCCGGGGCC from Rhea pennata isolate bPtePen1 chromosome 11, bPtePen1.pri, whole genome shotgun sequence carries:
- the LOC134145250 gene encoding thymosin beta-15A homolog; this encodes MCDKPDLSEVEKFDKKKLKKTNTEEKNTLPSKETIEQEKECVKSS